The Coregonus clupeaformis isolate EN_2021a chromosome 26, ASM2061545v1, whole genome shotgun sequence genome window below encodes:
- the LOC121540326 gene encoding semaphorin-4E — protein sequence MSPLSALGVFCGLFLHICLSKYNTHSCIPRKSVLYQGNMKLFREEGIWNYSTMLVREDLGLLLLGAREAVYALDINDISIKKSGVYWRVTEEKQRECTYKGKRAEIECRNYIRTLHKVDDSRMYVCGTNAFSPTCDYMTYSEGQLRLEEVQEEGKGKCPFDPFQKYSSIMVGNDLYSATSINFLGSEPVVLRSSSSVLRTEFKSSWLNEPNFVYMDLVPESNNNPEGDDDKVYLFFSENAMEYDFYNKLMVSRVARVCKGDMGGQRTLQRKWTSFLKARLDCSLPEPSLPSIVQDVFLLKNDDWRKSVFYAVFTPQSSSSDMSAVCAYSVSAIGDVFDKGKFKTPVTVETSHVKWVMYSGEVPTPRPGACINNAARALGMERSLDLPDKTLQFIRDRPLMDEAVHPLTGRPLLVKRGAMFTRLVVDSVLALDGERYAVMFIGTENGYVQKAVNYAREMFIIEEIQLYQTPEAIRTLRLSSTGQLYAGSEYGAVQMPLSDCGRYESCLDCVLARDPYCGWDLSTGLCSAVASSLSASDTTNMIQSLKDGDNSQCPKSETMKPENYTLVPGNNIKLPCQPDSNLAQVQWLFSGQPLLSDTKYYIYNEGILILNASATDAGQYTCESVEQVNSRPYTRTMAVYQLWPHTNIEEEQSETTTESPHSHSTPLPELPEEPKTLDTPLPPESQCEDSRVVGLQVVVVILSLMLVGLVAWNLYKGCFRNRFSENSGSGQVKRLSVDIQNNITSEFKLLGPTPSHSADKNHHAIIAFKGNGEHHFSPGINISTVDGLGYIDDESEI from the exons atgtctcctctctctgccctggGTGTTTTCTGTGGATTGTTCCTTCATATATGTCTCAGTAAATACAACACTCACAGTTGTATCCCACGGAAGAGTGTCCTCTACCAGG GCAATATGAAACTGTTCAGAGAGGAAGGGATTTGGAACTACTCCACCATGTTGGTTCGAGAGGATCTGGGCCTGCTGCTGCTCGGGGCTCGAGAGGCAGTCTATGCCCTGGACATCAATGATATCTCCATCAAGAAGTCTGGG GTGTATTGGCGGGTCActgaggagaaacagagggagtgCACGTACAAAGGGAAACGCGCTGAA ATCGAATGCCGTAACTACATCCGGACGCTGCATAAAGTGGATGACAGCAGAATGTATGTGTGCGGGACAAATGCTTTCAGCCCCACTTGTGATTACAtg ACCTACTCTGAAGGACAGCTGAGACTAGAAGAAGTGCAGGAGGAGGGAAAAGGGAAATGCCCCTTTGATCCCTTCCAGAAATACTCCTCCATCATGGTCG GAAATGACCTGTACTCTGCTACCTCCATCAACTTCCTGGGCTCAGAGCCTGTGGTTCTCCGCAGCTCCTCCTCTGTGCTCCGCACTGAGTTCAAGAGCTCCTGGCTCAACG AGCCAAACTTTGTATACATGGACCTTGTCCCCGAGAGCAATAACAACCCAGAGGGTGATGACGATAAGGTCTACCTGTTCTTCAGCGAGAACGCCATGGAGTATGACTTCTACAACAAGCTCATGGTGTCACGAGTGGCTCGTGTCTGCAAG GGGGATATGGGCGGCCAGCGGACACTCCAGAGGAAGTGGACGTCGTTCCTGAAGGCTCGTCTGGACTGCTCTCTGCCAGAGCCCAGCCTGCCATCCATTGTACAGGATGTCTTCCTGCTCAAAAATGATGACTGGCGCAAAAGTGTTTTCTACGCAGTGTTCACTCCCCAGTC GAGCTCGTCCGACATGTCTGCAGTGTGTGCGTATAGTGTGTCAGCCATCGGAGACGTGTTTGATAAGGGGAAGTTTAAGACGCCAGTGACTGTGGAGACGTCCCATGTGAAGTGGGTCATGTACAGTGGAGAGGTGCCCACCCCAAGACCTGGAGCT TGCATTAACAACGCAGCAAGGGCCCTTGGGATGGAGCGCTCCCTGGACCTGCCAGACAAGACCCTGCAGTTCATCAGGGACCGGCCCCTCATGGACGAGGCCGTGCACCCGCTGACCGGCCGTCCGCTGCTGGTCAAAAGGGGAGCCATGTTCACACGCCTGGTGGTGGACAGCGTGCTAGCTCTGGACGGGGAGAGATACGCAGTCATGTTCATCGGCACAG AGAACGGCTATGTGCAGAAGGCAGTGAACTACGCTAGGGAGATGTTCATCATTGAAGAAATACAACTGTACCAGACCCCAGAGGCTATCAGGACCCTGCGTCTCTCTAGCACG GGTCAGCTGTATGCAGGCTCTGAGTATGGAGCTGTGCAGATGCCTCTGAGTGACTGTGGCCGTTATGAGTCGTGTCTGGACTGTGTCTTGGCCAGAGACCCTTACTGTGGCTGGGACCTTTCCACTGGCCTCTGCTCTGCTGTGGCCAGCTCACTCTCTGCCTCAGACACCAC gaACATGATTCAAAGTCTAAAAGATGGTGACAACTCACAATGTCCGAAATCAG AGACCATGAAGCCAGAGAACTACACCTTAGTTCCTGGCAACAACATCAAGCTGCCGTGCCAGCCTGACTCCAACCTGGCACAGGTACAGTGGCTCTTCTCAGGGCAACCGCTGCTCTCTGACACCAAGTACTACATCTACAACGAGGGCATCCTCATCCTCAATGCCTCTGCCACCGATGCCGGCCAGTACACCTGTGAGTCTGTTGAGCAGGTGAACAGCCGACCGTACACCAGGACAATGGCAGTCTATCAACTGTGGCCccacactaacatagaggaggagCAGAGTGAGACGACGACAGAGTCCCCCCATAGTCACAGTACCCCATTACCAGAGCTCCCGGAGGAGCCAAAAACTTTGGATACCCCTCTCCCCCCTGAGTCACAGTGTGAAGACAGCAGGGTGGTAGGGCTGCAGGTGGTGGTGGTGATCCTCTCTCTGATGCTGGTTGGTCTAGTAGCCTGGAATCTGTATAAAGGATGCTTTAGAAACAGATTCTCCGAGAACTCAGGCTCTGGCCAGGTGAAAAGGCTGTCGGTTGACATTCAAAACAATATAACTTCAGAGTTCAAGCTGCTGGGACCTACACCCAGTCACAGTGCTGACAAGAATCACCATGCTATCATAGCCTTCAAAGGGAATGGGGAACACCACTTCTCTCCTGGAATCAACATTTCCACTGTGGATGGTTTGGGGTACATTGATGATGAGTCAGAGATCTGA